Genomic window (Trichomycterus rosablanca isolate fTriRos1 chromosome 16, fTriRos1.hap1, whole genome shotgun sequence):
TCCTGTAATGACTCCCTGGGGTGTTCCTCTGGTGTGGGGAAACAGCAAGTCGGCAGCCTGGCGCAGGGAGCAGTTCACCCATCTAGAGGCCCGCAGTGGCCTAGTGGTCCTCGCAGTGGGAAACTACAACGTCTTCCTTCACCGCCTCCTCTCATCCGCTGAGCTCTACTTTCTTGTCAACTTTTACGTAACATACTACGTCCTGACTGACAGGCCACAAGAACTGGATCCTCCCCCTAAGCTGGCATCCAAAAGGGAGCTGCGGGTCATTCCTGTAGCCGAGATGCCAGGCTGGAACAGGCTTGGCCTGCGACGCATGGCTTTGCTTGCAACTCTCATCAAAGAACAGATCAACTTGGAGATGGATTATGTCTACTGCATCGATGTTGACCAGGTTTTCACTAACCCTGTGGGCACAGAAATCCTGGGCAAGTTGACTGCCACACTCCATCCAGAGTTCTATGGCAAGCCTCGACACACTTATCCCTACGAGACGAACCCAGACTCACAGGCCTACGTTGCAGGAGGGGAAGGAGACTTTTACTACACCTCAGAATTCTACGGTGGAC
Coding sequences:
- the LOC134330850 gene encoding histo-blood group ABO system transferase-like — protein: MALFPYCRRPSVCYCGNQKLLIVLCGFITSLIYFFWGRRIPALSITSIHLLSAAEQKGSGLEEKDFPVMTPWGVPLVWGNSKSAAWRREQFTHLEARSGLVVLAVGNYNVFLHRLLSSAELYFLVNFYVTYYVLTDRPQELDPPPKLASKRELRVIPVAEMPGWNRLGLRRMALLATLIKEQINLEMDYVYCIDVDQVFTNPVGTEILGKLTATLHPEFYGKPRHTYPYETNPDSQAYVAGGEGDFYYTSEFYGGLCSRVLAMTQACSLLILQDQDRGVQAQMLEESYLNRYLIKHRPTCVLSPEYSWWDSPQVSEVPTHRLHSIRRQCFSTGSFEGNSDLC